A stretch of the Duncaniella dubosii genome encodes the following:
- a CDS encoding electron transfer flavoprotein subunit alpha/FixB family protein: protein MDQNNLIVYLEFEDGRVADVSLELLTKGRVLASRLGVKLEAIVIGDDLTGVEQQVFPYGVDRLYKVSDKRLYPYTSNPHSAVLINLFREIKPQACLMGATCIGRDLGPRVSSCLHSGLTADCTALEIGDHTDPKTGKEYKDLLLQIRPAFGGNIVATIVNPECRPQMATVREGVMKKEVFDPDYKGEVVELDANKYVSDEDFVVEILDRHIEKSKINIKNSPIIVAGGYGVGSKENFQLLHELADTLGAEVGASRAAVDAGFTEHARQIGQTGVTVRPKLYIACGISGQIQHIAGMQDSSIIISINNDPAAPINTIADYVITGNLEEVVPKLIKYYKKNSK from the coding sequence ATGGACCAGAACAACTTAATAGTATATCTCGAATTTGAGGACGGTCGCGTGGCCGACGTCAGCCTCGAACTTCTGACCAAAGGCCGAGTGCTTGCCTCTCGTCTTGGCGTAAAACTTGAAGCAATTGTCATCGGTGATGACCTTACCGGCGTTGAGCAGCAGGTGTTCCCCTATGGAGTCGACCGTCTTTACAAAGTTTCCGACAAGCGGCTTTATCCATATACATCGAATCCTCATTCTGCAGTTCTCATCAACCTTTTCCGAGAAATCAAGCCTCAGGCCTGTCTCATGGGCGCTACCTGCATTGGTCGTGACCTCGGTCCGCGTGTTAGCTCCTGTCTTCACAGCGGTCTGACAGCTGATTGTACAGCACTTGAAATCGGCGACCATACAGATCCCAAGACCGGCAAAGAATACAAAGACCTTCTTCTCCAGATCCGCCCGGCATTCGGAGGCAACATCGTGGCAACAATCGTCAACCCCGAATGTCGTCCGCAGATGGCCACTGTGCGTGAAGGTGTGATGAAGAAAGAAGTATTCGATCCCGATTACAAGGGTGAAGTTGTCGAGCTTGATGCCAACAAATATGTTTCGGATGAAGATTTCGTTGTTGAAATCCTTGACCGGCATATTGAAAAATCGAAAATCAACATCAAGAACTCCCCTATTATCGTTGCCGGAGGTTATGGCGTAGGCTCTAAGGAGAACTTCCAGCTTCTCCACGAACTCGCCGATACTCTTGGTGCGGAAGTGGGAGCATCACGCGCGGCAGTCGATGCTGGCTTTACCGAACATGCGCGTCAGATTGGCCAGACAGGTGTGACCGTACGCCCCAAGCTCTATATCGCATGCGGTATCTCAGGACAAATCCAACATATCGCCGGTATGCAGGACAGCTCCATCATCATATCAATCAACAATGATCCGGCTGCTCCGATCAACACAATCGCCGACTATGTAATCACAGGCAACCTTGAGGAAGTCGTTCCTAAACTGATCAAATACTACAAGAAAAATTCCAAATAA
- the nadC gene encoding carboxylating nicotinate-nucleotide diphosphorylase, which produces MKTKDELIDDLLTLAFAEDVGDGDHTTLSTIPANERGVQRLIIKEEGILAGVDIARKVFEKFDPELKMTVYINDGAHVKPGDIAFEVEGSVRSLLQTERVMLNIMQRMSGIATQTAKYQQRLEGLKTKVLDTRKTTPGLRMLEKEAVRIGGGCNHRIGLFDMILIKDNHVDFAGGIKQAVDAARKYCAEKGKDLKIELEVRNEDEIRQALEAGVDRIMLDNFTPDRTREAVELINGRTEIESSGGITLDTLRAYGECGVDFISVGALTHSVKGLDMSFKAVK; this is translated from the coding sequence ATGAAAACAAAAGACGAACTTATCGACGACCTGCTGACACTTGCTTTCGCTGAAGATGTCGGTGACGGAGACCATACAACCTTAAGCACCATCCCGGCTAACGAACGCGGAGTGCAGCGTCTCATCATCAAGGAAGAAGGAATACTTGCCGGAGTAGACATCGCACGCAAAGTGTTCGAAAAGTTTGATCCGGAACTTAAGATGACCGTATATATCAACGACGGTGCTCATGTGAAACCGGGCGACATTGCGTTTGAGGTAGAAGGAAGCGTTCGCTCGCTGTTACAGACAGAGCGCGTGATGCTAAATATCATGCAGCGAATGAGTGGCATCGCCACCCAGACAGCCAAATACCAGCAGCGTCTCGAAGGTCTCAAGACAAAAGTGCTTGACACACGTAAGACAACTCCAGGCCTACGCATGCTTGAAAAGGAGGCTGTGCGTATAGGTGGAGGCTGCAACCATCGCATCGGACTCTTTGACATGATTCTAATAAAGGACAATCACGTTGATTTTGCCGGTGGAATCAAGCAGGCTGTGGACGCAGCACGGAAATATTGCGCAGAAAAAGGCAAGGATCTGAAAATCGAGCTTGAAGTCCGTAACGAGGATGAGATTCGTCAGGCTCTTGAAGCCGGAGTAGACCGAATCATGCTTGATAATTTCACTCCGGATCGCACACGTGAGGCAGTAGAACTGATAAACGGGCGCACGGAAATTGAATCATCCGGAGGAATTACTCTCGACACATTGCGTGCCTATGGCGAATGTGGAGTTGATTTCATATCCGTAGGAGCACTGACCCACTCGGTCAAGGGTCTCGACATGAGCTTCAAGGCTGTGAAATGA
- a CDS encoding acyl-CoA dehydrogenase family protein, with protein sequence MANFYTDNPDLKHHLTHPLMEKIVALKERNYTDAEKFDYAPLDYADAQDSYDKVLEIVGEICGDIIAPNAEDVDHQGPRVEDGRVIYADKTKENLDACRKAGLMGMAMPRRFGGLNFPITPYIMAADIVSRADTGFENLWGLQDCAETIYEFADEAQKEKFITRVCQGETMSMDLTEPDAGSDLQSVMLKATEQPDGTWLLNGVKRFITNGDSDIHLVLARSEAGTKDGRGLSMFIYDKRDGGVNVRRIENKMGIKGSPTCELTYKNAKAVLCGSRRLGLIKYVMALMNGARLGIAAQSVGVSELAYREALAYAKDRKQFGKAIIEFPAVYEMLSVMKAKLDASRSLLYACARYVDIYKIYDDIAKERTLTPEERKESKHYSRLADALTPLAKGMGSEYCNQNAYDCIQIHGGSGFMKDYACERIYRDARITSIYEGTTQLQVVAAIRHVTTGTYLNLINEYNAEEVKPELQGLKDRLVAMTQRYAKAVETVTAVDDSAYGDFMARRLVEMAGVIVMGYLLLLDANRNDSFKRSAEVYTNLAQAEVTKHSDFIANFNPAEVAIYKVD encoded by the coding sequence ATGGCTAATTTTTATACTGACAATCCCGATCTCAAGCACCATCTGACCCATCCGCTGATGGAAAAGATTGTCGCTTTGAAAGAACGCAACTATACAGACGCCGAGAAATTCGACTACGCTCCTCTTGACTACGCAGACGCACAGGACAGCTACGATAAAGTACTTGAAATCGTAGGAGAAATTTGCGGTGACATTATTGCTCCTAATGCAGAAGATGTCGACCATCAGGGACCACGTGTCGAGGACGGCCGTGTCATTTATGCAGACAAGACCAAGGAAAATCTTGATGCCTGCCGCAAGGCCGGTCTAATGGGCATGGCGATGCCACGTCGCTTCGGAGGTCTCAATTTCCCTATTACCCCCTACATCATGGCCGCAGATATTGTCAGCCGTGCCGACACTGGATTTGAGAACCTCTGGGGTCTTCAGGACTGCGCAGAAACCATCTATGAGTTTGCTGATGAAGCTCAGAAAGAGAAGTTTATCACCCGTGTATGTCAGGGCGAGACCATGTCGATGGACCTCACCGAGCCCGATGCCGGTTCTGACCTCCAGAGCGTAATGCTGAAAGCCACCGAACAGCCCGACGGCACATGGCTGCTCAACGGTGTCAAGCGCTTTATTACCAACGGCGACAGTGACATCCACCTTGTGCTTGCCCGTTCTGAAGCAGGGACAAAGGACGGTCGTGGCCTCTCAATGTTCATCTATGACAAACGTGACGGAGGCGTGAACGTCCGCCGTATTGAAAACAAGATGGGTATCAAGGGATCGCCCACCTGTGAACTTACATATAAGAATGCAAAGGCTGTACTTTGTGGCTCGCGCCGTCTCGGTCTCATCAAATATGTGATGGCTCTTATGAACGGAGCGCGTCTCGGTATCGCCGCACAGAGCGTCGGTGTCAGCGAACTCGCATACCGCGAAGCCCTCGCCTATGCCAAGGATCGCAAGCAGTTCGGTAAGGCCATCATTGAGTTCCCGGCTGTCTACGAAATGCTCTCCGTGATGAAAGCAAAGCTTGATGCCTCTCGTTCGCTTCTCTACGCATGCGCACGCTATGTGGACATCTATAAAATATATGATGATATTGCAAAAGAACGCACTCTCACGCCTGAGGAGCGCAAAGAGTCGAAACACTACAGCCGTCTGGCCGATGCGCTGACTCCGCTTGCAAAAGGTATGGGCAGTGAATATTGCAATCAGAATGCCTATGACTGCATCCAGATTCACGGAGGTTCAGGCTTCATGAAGGATTATGCCTGCGAACGCATATATCGCGACGCGCGCATCACCTCAATCTACGAGGGAACTACCCAGCTTCAAGTTGTTGCCGCTATTCGCCACGTCACCACCGGCACTTATCTCAATCTCATCAACGAGTATAATGCAGAAGAGGTGAAACCGGAACTGCAGGGACTCAAGGACCGTCTTGTAGCCATGACCCAGCGTTATGCAAAGGCAGTGGAAACAGTGACTGCTGTCGATGATTCCGCATACGGTGATTTCATGGCACGTCGTCTTGTTGAAATGGCAGGTGTCATCGTCATGGGTTATCTCCTTCTTCTCGATGCAAACCGCAATGACAGTTTCAAGCGTTCTGCCGAGGTCTACACCAACCTTGCACAGGCCGAAGTCACAAAGCATTCAGATTTCATTGCAAACTTCAATCCCGCTGAAGTAGCAATCTATAAGGTGGATTAA
- a CDS encoding GNAT family N-acetyltransferase yields MTEKIIDPIDSALIEAELTRDRFLRPTNKGHNEIYIVDGHECEATMNEIGRLRELAFRAAGGGTGKSCDIDEFDLMDPPCRQLIVWDPESKLILGGYRFIIGEDIRFDENGAPRIATSHMFQFSDRFINEYLPSTIELGRSFVRLEYQSSRAGAKAIFALDNLWDGLGALTVVYPEIKYLFGKMTMYPNYDRECRDMILYFLHKHFPDTENLVRPISPCTITIDRKSMERLFVGSCFKEDYKILNHAIREFGFNIPPLVNSYMSLSPTMKMFGTAINDEFGDVEESGIFFAISDIFEEKKQRHIGSYHPSSEGIQTEQF; encoded by the coding sequence ATGACCGAAAAAATAATAGATCCAATTGACAGTGCTCTGATTGAAGCAGAGCTGACACGTGACAGATTTCTGCGTCCCACTAACAAGGGACACAATGAAATATACATAGTTGACGGACATGAGTGTGAAGCGACAATGAACGAAATCGGACGTCTCCGGGAACTCGCGTTCCGTGCCGCAGGTGGTGGCACAGGAAAGAGTTGCGACATTGACGAATTCGATCTTATGGATCCGCCGTGCCGTCAGCTGATTGTATGGGATCCAGAATCGAAACTCATTCTTGGTGGCTATCGTTTTATCATAGGAGAGGATATACGTTTTGACGAAAATGGAGCGCCTCGTATCGCCACCAGTCACATGTTCCAATTTTCCGACAGGTTCATCAACGAGTATCTTCCGAGCACCATCGAGCTTGGGCGTTCGTTTGTGAGACTTGAATACCAGTCTTCACGTGCCGGTGCGAAAGCAATTTTTGCGCTTGATAATCTTTGGGATGGCCTTGGCGCTCTGACTGTGGTCTATCCTGAGATAAAATATCTTTTCGGAAAGATGACTATGTATCCCAACTATGATCGTGAGTGTCGTGATATGATCCTTTACTTCCTGCATAAGCACTTCCCTGATACTGAGAATCTGGTCAGGCCGATAAGCCCGTGTACAATCACGATTGACCGCAAATCGATGGAACGCCTTTTCGTCGGATCTTGCTTCAAGGAAGATTATAAGATTCTCAATCATGCTATCCGTGAGTTCGGATTCAACATTCCTCCGTTGGTCAACTCCTACATGAGTCTGTCGCCGACAATGAAAATGTTTGGGACAGCCATCAATGATGAGTTTGGCGATGTTGAGGAAAGCGGTATATTTTTCGCCATATCCGACATCTTCGAGGAAAAGAAACAGCGTCATATCGGATCGTATCATCCTTCATCCGAAGGTATCCAGACTGAACAGTTTTAA
- a CDS encoding electron transfer flavoprotein subunit beta/FixA family protein, which yields MSLNIIVLAKQVPDTRNVGKDAMKEDGTINRAALPAIFNPEDLNALEQALRLKDSHPGSTVTLLTMGLPRASEIIREAIYRGADGGIVLTDRVLGGADTLATSYSLAQAVKKFGNYDIILGGRQAIDGDTAQVGPQIAEKLGIPQITYAEEILNLSDGHVTVKRRLENGVETVKAPLPCVVTVNGSAPDCRPRNAMRVQKYKYAASPSEAVKLSEERKALLEKRPYLNLQEWSAAYVDADPAQIGLPGSPTKVKAIENVVFTAKDCRVITDNDAEIEDLVKELITNHTIG from the coding sequence ATGAGTCTTAACATCATCGTGCTCGCCAAGCAGGTACCCGATACCCGCAACGTGGGTAAGGATGCAATGAAGGAGGACGGCACAATCAATCGCGCAGCACTGCCGGCCATCTTCAACCCGGAGGACCTCAATGCCCTCGAACAAGCTCTCCGTCTCAAGGACAGCCATCCCGGTTCAACAGTAACACTCCTCACAATGGGTCTACCCCGTGCGTCAGAAATCATCCGCGAGGCTATTTATCGCGGAGCAGACGGCGGTATCGTACTCACTGACCGAGTTCTCGGAGGTGCCGACACTCTCGCCACGTCCTACTCGCTCGCACAGGCAGTTAAAAAGTTCGGCAACTACGACATCATCCTCGGCGGCCGTCAGGCTATCGACGGTGACACCGCACAGGTAGGTCCTCAGATCGCAGAGAAGCTTGGCATCCCTCAGATTACATACGCTGAAGAAATACTTAACCTTTCAGACGGACACGTCACTGTAAAACGCCGTCTTGAAAATGGAGTGGAAACTGTGAAAGCACCTCTACCCTGTGTCGTTACTGTCAATGGTTCAGCCCCCGACTGCCGTCCTCGCAACGCAATGCGCGTACAGAAATACAAATACGCCGCTTCACCGAGCGAGGCTGTGAAACTCAGCGAAGAGCGCAAGGCTCTTCTCGAAAAACGTCCCTATCTTAATCTTCAGGAATGGAGCGCAGCATACGTCGATGCCGACCCGGCACAGATCGGTCTGCCCGGCTCTCCTACAAAAGTAAAAGCTATCGAAAACGTCGTATTTACCGCCAAGGACTGTCGCGTCATCACCGACAACGATGCTGAAATCGAAGATCTCGTAAAGGAACTCATCACTAACCATACAATCGGATAA
- the rlmH gene encoding 23S rRNA (pseudouridine(1915)-N(3))-methyltransferase RlmH, translating to MKIVIIAVGKTSTGYVACGVEEFLKRANRYVPTELIVIPDVKSSKALSEDAQKQQEGRSIIAALQPGDIVTLLDERGKELTSREFSSMIERRMVQGIKRLVFVIGGPYGFSNEVYERADSKLSLSRMTFTHEMVRLFFMEQIYRAMTIMRGEPYHHD from the coding sequence ATGAAAATAGTTATTATAGCTGTCGGAAAGACATCCACCGGTTATGTGGCTTGCGGTGTAGAGGAATTCCTGAAACGGGCTAACCGCTATGTACCTACAGAACTGATTGTGATTCCAGACGTTAAATCATCGAAGGCTCTGTCAGAGGATGCCCAGAAACAGCAGGAGGGGCGGAGTATCATTGCGGCTCTTCAGCCGGGAGATATTGTCACTCTGCTCGACGAGAGAGGCAAGGAGCTTACTTCAAGAGAGTTTTCATCGATGATTGAGCGACGTATGGTGCAGGGCATAAAACGTCTGGTGTTTGTCATCGGTGGCCCATACGGTTTCTCGAACGAGGTCTACGAACGTGCCGATTCAAAGCTGTCGTTGTCACGCATGACGTTCACACACGAAATGGTTCGTCTTTTTTTCATGGAACAGATTTACCGCGCCATGACCATCATGCGTGGCGAGCCGTATCATCATGATTGA
- a CDS encoding HAD family hydrolase: MKRKIGVLFDLDGVLVDSEGEYSNFWGPMGRRFNVGGETFAADIKGTTLGEILQPFPEEAREGIVDELHTYEQNMKYPWIAGVEAFLARLRELEIPFAVVTSSDDVKMGYLFAAHSDLRRMLSGLVTGSMVKRSKPDPEGYLTGAQLIGVPIEDCYVFEDSLQGLQAGMSSGATVIGLATTNPRSRLKGKAHKIIDDFAGFTVEDMLDVKRE; encoded by the coding sequence ATGAAAAGAAAAATAGGAGTTTTGTTTGACCTTGACGGTGTTCTTGTGGACAGCGAAGGCGAATATTCTAATTTCTGGGGCCCTATGGGGCGAAGATTCAATGTCGGTGGTGAAACCTTTGCAGCAGACATAAAGGGTACGACTCTCGGTGAAATACTTCAGCCATTTCCCGAAGAAGCACGCGAAGGAATCGTGGATGAGCTTCATACTTACGAGCAGAATATGAAATATCCGTGGATTGCCGGTGTCGAAGCATTTCTTGCTCGTCTGCGCGAGCTGGAAATTCCTTTTGCCGTTGTGACAAGCAGCGATGATGTGAAGATGGGATATCTTTTTGCCGCTCACTCTGATTTGCGCCGGATGTTGAGCGGACTTGTTACCGGCTCAATGGTTAAGCGCAGCAAGCCTGACCCGGAGGGCTATCTGACAGGGGCGCAGCTGATAGGCGTGCCTATCGAGGATTGTTATGTGTTCGAGGACTCTCTTCAGGGGCTTCAGGCCGGTATGAGTTCAGGGGCTACTGTTATCGGGCTTGCCACCACCAATCCACGCTCACGTCTAAAAGGTAAAGCCCACAAAATCATTGATGATTTTGCAGGCTTTACAGTTGAAGATATGCTTGATGTCAAACGTGAATGA
- a CDS encoding 1-acyl-sn-glycerol-3-phosphate acyltransferase, whose product MRNDKAPMRIDVDEVLRLRMPGYYKFIPGFAIKMLERAICQDGLNRLLLHNADKSGVDFCRGVIDDLGVSYRVNGSLPENDSRVIIVSNHPLGGLDGMILAAMVSEQYGGRKDVKFVVNDLLTFVEPLRPIFLGVNKHGKQSREAAISLEEAFESDVPMLMFPAGLVSRQSGEGVIADLKWNKMVVNKAISSHRDIIPLHFGGENSRFFYKFARLRTLLGLKFNIEMVRLPAEVFKSAGKTFDINIGDPIRWETLRGGKYAQSEADCLREAVYSLAPR is encoded by the coding sequence ATGAGAAATGATAAAGCGCCGATGAGGATTGATGTTGACGAAGTGTTGCGTCTGCGTATGCCCGGTTACTATAAATTTATCCCGGGATTCGCGATAAAGATGCTTGAGCGTGCCATTTGTCAGGACGGTCTTAACAGGCTTCTTTTACATAATGCTGATAAATCGGGCGTCGATTTCTGTCGTGGCGTGATTGATGATCTCGGTGTCTCATACAGGGTCAACGGTTCGTTGCCTGAAAATGATTCACGGGTTATAATCGTATCTAACCATCCTCTTGGTGGTCTTGACGGGATGATATTGGCCGCGATGGTTTCGGAACAGTATGGTGGCCGGAAAGATGTGAAATTTGTCGTAAACGATTTGCTGACATTTGTTGAACCTTTGCGTCCGATATTTCTTGGTGTCAATAAGCATGGGAAGCAATCGCGTGAGGCGGCAATTTCGCTTGAAGAGGCTTTTGAGAGTGATGTCCCCATGCTAATGTTTCCTGCCGGACTTGTATCGAGACAGAGTGGCGAGGGGGTGATTGCCGACCTGAAATGGAACAAGATGGTTGTCAACAAGGCCATATCATCGCACCGCGATATAATTCCTTTGCACTTTGGAGGTGAGAATTCCCGTTTTTTTTATAAATTTGCACGTCTAAGGACTCTGCTTGGCCTCAAATTTAACATCGAGATGGTACGCCTTCCGGCTGAAGTGTTCAAAAGTGCCGGTAAAACATTTGATATCAATATCGGCGATCCTATTCGATGGGAAACACTTAGAGGTGGAAAATATGCACAATCCGAGGCTGATTGTCTACGGGAAGCTGTCTATAGCCTTGCACCGCGTTAA